One Hippoglossus hippoglossus isolate fHipHip1 chromosome 13, fHipHip1.pri, whole genome shotgun sequence genomic window carries:
- the yap1 gene encoding transcriptional coactivator YAP1: MDPGQHNPPAGHQIVHVRGDSQTDLETLFSAVMNPKGTIIPQSVPMRMRKLPDSFFKPPEPKSHSRQASTDAGSGVALTPHHVRAHSSPASLQLGAVSGGSLSGMASAGASPQHLRQSSYEIPDDVPLPHGWEMAKTSSGQRYFLNHIDQTTTWQDPRKALLQMNQAAPPNSLPVQQQNLMTPASGSLPDGWEQAITSEGEIYYINHKNKTTSWLDPRLDQRYALNQRISQSAPGKAGQLPPSIHSAVMGSNNQMRLQQIEKERLRLKQQELLRQRPQELALRNQLPTSMEQDGSTNPVSSPMAQDARTMTANSSDPFLNSGTYHSRDESTDSGLSMSSYSVPRTPDDFLNSVDEMDTGDSLPPSMATQPSRFPDYLDAIPGTDVDLGTLEGESMAVESEELMPSLQEALSSDILNDMESVLAATKIDKESFLTWL, encoded by the exons ATGGATCCCGGCCAGCACAACCCTCCTGCCGGACACCAGATCGTCCATGTACGCGGGGACTCCCAGACCGACCTGGAGACGCTCTTCAGCGCCGTGATGAACCCGAAAGGCACCATCATACCCCAGTCCGTGCCCATGCGGATGAGGAAGCTGCCCGACTCCTTCTTCAAACCTCCAGAACCAAAGTCCCATTCCAGACAA GCCAGTACTGACGCTGGGAGTGGTGTGGCCCTCACCCCCCACCATGTCCGCGCACACTCGTCCCCGGCCTCCCTGCAGTTGGGAGCCGTTTCCGGCGGCTCCCTGTCCGGCATGGCCTCAGCAGGTGCCTCCCCTCAACATCTCCGTCAGTCCTCGTACGAGATCCCTGACGACGTGCCCCTTCCCCACGGGTGGGAGATGGCGAAGACCAGCTCCGGCCAGAGATACTTCCTCAA TCACATCGATCAGACCACCACTTGGCAGGATCCTCGCAAAGCGCTGCTCCAGATGAACCAGGCTGCTCCGCCCAACTCCCTCCCGGTCCAGCAACAGAATCTTATGACCCCAGCTAGTG GTTCTCTCCCCGACGGCTGGGAACAAGCTATTACGTCAGAGGGAGAAATCTACTACATCAACCACAAGAACAAGACCACATCCTGGCTCGACCCACGACTCGACCAGCGCTACG ccctgAACCAGAGGATCTCCCAGAGTGCTCCAGGGAAGGCGGGCCAGCTGCCTCCCAGCATCCACAGTGCAGTCATGGGCAGCAACAATCAGATGCGGCTGCAGCAGATCGAGAAGGAACGGCTGCGGCTGAAGCAACAGGAGCTGCTTCGGCAGAGACCACAG GAGCTCGCTCTGAGGAATCAGCTGCCGACCAGTAtggagcaagatggcagcacgaACCCCGTGTCCTCCCCTATGGCCCAGGACGCCCGCACCATGACTGCCAACAGCTCCGACCCATTCCTCAACAG CGGGACTTACCACTCCAGGGACGAGAGCACAGACAGCGGCTTGAGTATGAGCAGCTACAGCGTCCCTCGCACTCCAGATGACTTCCTCAACAGCGTGGATGAGATGGACACAG GGGACTCTCTTCCACCCTCCATGGCGACGCAGCCCAGCCGCTTCCCCGACTACCTGGACGCCATCCCGGGGACAGACGTGGACCTGGGCACCCTGGAGGGGGAGAGCATGGCGGTGGAGAGCGAAGAGCTGATGCCCAGTCTGCAGGAGGCGCTGAGCTCCGACATCCTCAACGACATGGAGTCCGTGCTGGCAGCTACCAAGATCGACAAGGAGAGCTTCCTCACATGGTTATAG